A region of the Myxococcus stipitatus DSM 14675 genome:
TCGAGCACATCCACACGCCGGGCAACTCCTCCGGCATCGTCGACGGCGCGGCGCTGGTGCTCATCGGCTCCGAGAAGGCGGGCAAGGCCATGGGCCTCAAGCCGCGCGCGCGCATCGCCGCGGTGGCCACGTCCGGCGCCGAGCCCACCATCATGCTCACCGGCCCTCTGCCGGCCACGCGCAAGCTGCTGGACCTGGCCGGGCTGTCCGTGAAGGACATCGACCTGTTCGAGCTCAACGAGGCCTTCGCTTCCGTGGTCCTCAAGTACCAGAAGGACCTGGGCATCCCCGGCGACAAGCTCAACGTCAACGGCGGCGCCATCGCCATGGGCCACCCGCTGGGTGCCACCGGCGCGATGATCCTGGGGACCATGGTGGACGAGTTGGAGCGGAGAGATGCCCGCCGCGCCGTCATCACCCTGTGCGTCGGTGGTGGCATGGGCGTGGCCACCCTCATCGAGCGCGTCTGACCTCTTTCCGACTCCCTTTCGACAAGATTCGAGCGAATCCCATGAGCGAGCAGAACACCATCCGCTGGGAACAGGATGCCGACGGCATCGTCCTCTTGACGATGGACGACCCGAACCAGTCCGCCAACACGATGAACGCCGCGTACATCGCGTCCATGCGTGCGACCGTGAACCGGCTGGCCCAGGAGAAGGCCACCATCACCGGCGTCATCCTCACGTCCGCCAAGAAGACCTTCTTCGCCGGCGGAGACCTCAAGGACCTGTTGCGCATCCGCAAGGAGGACGCGAAGCAGGCCTTCGAGTTCGGGCAGGAGATCAAGGCGCAGCTGCGCGTGCTGGAGACGCTGGGCAAGCCCGTCGTCGCCGCCATCAACGGCGCGGCGCTGGGCGGCGGGCTGGAGATTGCCCTCGCGTGTCACCGCCGCATCGTCGCCGACGTGAAGGGCGCGCAGATTGGCCTGCCGGAAGTGACGCTGGGCCTGTTGCCCGGTGGCGGCGGCGTGGTGCGCACCGTGCGCATGCTGGGCATCGTGGACGCGATGATGAAGGTGCTGCTCCAGGGCCAGCGCTACCGTCCCAAGGAGGCCCAGGAGGTGGGCCTGGTGCATGAGGTGGTGGACTCCGTGGAGGCGCTCCTGCCCGCGGCCAAGGCGTGGGTGAAGGCGAACCCGAGCGCGCAGCAGCCGTGGGACGCCAAGGGCTACAAGATTCCGGGCGGCACGCCGTCCTCGCCCGGCCTGGCGACCAACCTGCCCGCCTTCCCCGCCAACCTGCGCAAGCAGATCAAGGGCACGAACCTGCCCGCCCCGCGCGCCATCATGGCCGTGGCGGTGGAGAGCACGCAGGTGGACGTGGACACCGCGTTCACCATCGAGTCGCGCTACTTCACCGAGCTCGTCACGGGCCAGGTCGCGAAGAACATGATTCAGGCGTTCTTCTTCGACATGCAGCACATCAACTCCGGCGGCGGCCGCCCCAAGGGCCATCCGCAGCACACCGCGAAGAAGGTGGGCGTGCTGGGCGCGGGGATGATGGGCGCGGGCATCGCCTACGTGTGCGCCAAAGCGGGCATCGACGTGGTGCTCAAGGACGTGAGCCAGGCCGCCGCGGACAAGGGCAAGCAGTACTCCGTCAAGCTCGTGGAGAAGGGCGTCCAGAAGGGCAAGACGACGAAGGAGAAGGGCGACGCGCTGCTGGCGCGAATCACCCCCACCTCGGACCCGGCGGCGCTCCAGGGCTGCGACCTGGTCATCGAGGCCGTCTTCGAGAGCGTGGAGCTCAAGCACAAGGTCTTCCAGGAGGTCCAGGGCGTCGTGGCCCCGGACGCGGTGCTGGCGTCCAACACCTCCACGCTGCCCATCACCCAGCTGGCGGAAGGGGTGAAGCGCTCGGAGGACTTCGTGGGCATGCACTTCTTCTCCCCCGTGGACAAGATGCCGCTGCTGGAGCTCATCGCGGGCAAGAAGACGAGCGACGCCACGCTGGCGAAGGCCATCGACATCGCGGTGCAGATCGGCAAGACGCCCATCGTCGTCAATGACAGCCGGGGCTTCTTCACCAGCCGCGTCATCGGCACGTTCCTCAACGAGGCCATCGCCATGGTGGGCGAGGGCCTGGCCCCCGCGTCCATCGAGCAGGCGGGACTCCAGGCGGGCTACCCCGCCGCGCCGCTGTCCCTCATGGACGAGCTCACGCTGACGCTGCCGCGCAAGATCCGCCAGGAGACGAAGGCGGCCGTGGAGGCCTCCGGCCAGACGTGGGTGGAGCACGGCAGCGCCACGGTCATCGACGCGCTGATTGACCAACATGGGCGCAAGGGCCGCTCCACCGGTGGTGGCTTCTACGACTACGCGGACGACAAGCGCACGGGCTTGTGGCCGGGCCTCGCCCAGCACTTCACCCGCGCGGGCCACACCATCCCCTTCGAGGACATGAAGGACCGGATGCTATTCGCCGAGGCCATCGACACGGTGCGCTGCTTCGACGAGGGCGTGCTGCGCTCGGCGGCGGACGCCAACATCGGCTCCATCCTGGGCATCGGCTTCCCACCCTGGACGGGCGGCGTGGTCCAGTTCATCAACGGCTATGAGGGCCCCACCGGCACCAGCCTGAAGGGCTTCATCCTCCGGGCGCGAGAGCTGGCGGAGCGCTATGGCAAGCACTTCCTGCCCCCCGCGTCGCTCGTCGAGAAGGCCGAGCGAGGCGAGCTGCTGAAGTAGTCACTCCCACCCCGTGACGGGCTCGACAGGGCCCGTCACGGCGGTTGCCTATCAGTCCCTTTCAAACCTGACAGCTCCTCAACCCAGGCTTTTCCAGTCATAATGACTGGCATCGCTGTCGAGGAGGCTCGTGATGTTCAACGTCATGCAGGTCGCAAGGCAGCTGAAGAGCGCGGTGCTGGCGGACCCGGAGCGCTTCTACTCCAACGAGACGGGCGCCTGGGTCACCGGCCTCCCCAAACCCCAAGACATCCAGGTCGTCACGGGCCGGGAGCCCTTCTGGATAAACCTGGGCTACTGGCGCGACGTGGAGCGGGTGGACGAGACGAACTGCGAGCGGGTGGGTGAGCTGTTCATGGACGCCCAGGCGCAGATGGCCCACCTGCTCGCACGAACGGCGCGGTTGAGCGAGCACGACTCGGTGCTGGACTGTGGGTTTGGCTATGCGGACCAGGACATCCTCTGGGCGGAGGAATACCGTCCCGCGCGAATCATTGGCATCAATGTCACCCCCAACCAGGTCCGCATCGGCCAGGAGCGCGTCAAGCTCACGGGGTTGGACACCGTGGTGCGGTTGGAATTGGGCTCGGCGACACGGATTCCGTATGGCTCCGGCGAGTTCGACGTCGCCTTCGCCCTGGAGTCCGCCATGCATTTCCGGACGCGCGGCGACTTCCTGCGCGAGGCCTTCCGGGTGCTGCGGCCGGGCGGACGTCTGGTGATGGCGGACATGTGCCAGAAGACGGACCGCGAGTCGGGCAGCGGGCTGCGCCGCCGCCTGCGGCACCGCTACTGGCGGGGCCGGATGGCCTTTCCGGAGGCCAATGTCTGGACCACGCAGCGCTACCTCACGGAGCTGCGGGAGGTGGGCTTCCAGAAGGTGCGGCTGGAGTCCATCGCGTCGGATGTCTACCCCGCCGTCAACACGGCGCTGGCGGCGCTGCGAGGCATGACGGCCGCGGAGCGCAAGCCGGGCGACATCACGGTCGCCAAGGTGCGGGAGGACGTGCGGCGCGCGCGGCAGATGGAGTTCGAACAGCTCCAATGGCTGACGCTGTTCAACTGCGACGAGTACGCCATCGTCCACGCGGAGAAGCCCTGAGCGGGCTTCCGCCGCGCGGTCACCTCAGACGAGGGAGGCGACGTAGAAGTGGGTGGGCAGGTGGACGACGAGGGCCTCGTGAATCTCGCCGCACACCGCCAGCCCCGGACGCGGGAAGATGCCCGCGGGGGCTTCCGCGAAGCGGATGGAGGAGCGTCCGCTGTCGAAGATGGTGGCCGCCGCGGTGAAGTCCCCGACGATGACCTGCCCCGGGTCCACCATGCGCGCCCGTGCGATGCGCACACCCATGCTGGTCAGGTCCGCGAGCAGGCCGCCCTTCCCCACGAAGTACCGGTAGTAGTCCGCGGGGTTGACGAGGATGCCATCCGCGCTGCCGCCCATCTGCTCCACCCTGTCACATGCGGCCAGGAGTGAGGAGACGGGGTCCGAGCGCGCGGGGAGCCGGGCGACGCCCGGTGTCTCCAGGATGCCACGCACGCGGTCTCCCCCACGGCCCCGGGCGAGCGCCTGGTTCTCCGCCGTGCACAGCCGCACCAGCAGGCGGAAGTCGATGAAGGTCGCCAGCGTCTCCGGGTCATCCAGCAGCGCCGGAGGGACTTGAATCCACGCGGTCGTCGGCTTGAGGACGGCCAGGTCCGTGTGGAACTCGAAGGCCGCCTCGGGGCGAAGTCCCACGTCCTCGACGGACGCCGCGAGGGGACCGTCCGGGGGCTTCTCGTGCCAGTACTTCACCTTGGCGCCGTCTGCCTTCACCACCTTGAACAGCCCACGCACGGCGATGCGCGGGCGTCGCTTGAAGCCAGGGAAGGCCTCCGTGATGGTGTGTGAGAACTCCACCGAGGCGTTCTTCCCTTGAAGGGCGACGGCCTGGGCAAAGACTCTTCCGGGAGAGGGGGCAGGCGCTTCCGCTGTCTCGTTCGCGCTCATGGTGACCTCGGGCTACTCGCCCCAGTCCTCCTCCACCTCGGGCGCCTCTTCGAGCCGCAGCGGGTTGAGCCCCACCACCTCGAGCTCTCCGTCACAACCCGAGCACGTGAGCACCTCGCCCTGCACGCGGCCCTCGCCATCGATGGGCTGAGCACACGTGGGGCACCGCGCCTGCTCGGCCGAGTCCGATTGCTTCGTCAGTGCATGCATGGCCTTTGCTCCTCCTCCAACCGCCGGCGCGTGCAGTCTGTGGGCCTTCCCCGTCATCGTCAAGACAAGCCGGGGAAGGCACGTGAATGCAGCAAGGCCGAATTTCTCAGCTATTTCAAAACATGAATCCCAGCGGTGGCACGGCCGTGACCTGCCGGGTCGATACACGTGTGCCCGAGACGTCGTGCGTCTCAAGCGGACTCGCGCCGGGGACGTCCGCGCGTGTGAATGCGCGCCAGGGCCTCGCGCAGAATCGTCGCGACCTGCTGGACGACCGGAGGACGCAGCAAGGCGTAGTGGTCTCCCGGGAGCGCATGGGTTTCCACACCTCCTCCCGCCAACAGCTCCCACTCGTGGGGGCGCGGCGACTCGCTCGACTCGAGCGAGAGCACTTCACCGGCGCAGGGCCGGGGCACATGGCGCCAGGCGGCCTCGAGGTTGGACTCGAACACATTTCGCAACGCGGAGAGGCTCGCCTCCGGAAGCGCCGCCGCCGCGCGCCCCGCGGTCTCCAGCGCATGGAGTGCCTCCGCCGCGGACATTCGCGCGAGCGTGTCCTCCGAGCACGGCAGGTCCGCGCCCGCCGCGCGCAGCAGGTCCTTGAAGAAGCGCGCGCCCAAACGCTCGGGCCGCAACTCCTCCGCGTCCACCGTCTCGGGGCGAGCGTAGGCGTCGATGAGGAACAGCAGCGCCACGTCGTCACCCTGCTCCCGGAGCCGCCGCGCCACCTCGAAGGCGAGCACGCCGCCCATGGACCAGCCTCCGAGGAGGTAGGGCCCTTGAGGCTGCACGGTGCGAATCGTCTGGAGGTGATGGACCGCCAGCGCCTCCACGGTGTCGAGCGGACGCGCCTCGCCGTCGACTCCGGGGGCCTGCAAGCCGAAGAATGGCTGGTCGTGCTCCTGCCCATGCGCGAGCTCCGCGTAGGCGAGCACCGTTCCTCCCACCGGATGGATGCAGAAGAAGGGACGCTTCGTCCCGCCGCTTCGCAGCGCCACCCAGGTCGAGTGGGGTCCAGGCTCGCGTCCCAGCCGCTCCGCGAGCCTCGCGACGGTGGGCGACTCGAACAGGAGACGCACCGGCAGGTCGCGGCCGAGGGCTTGTCGCAGCCTCGACATGGCCCGCGTGGCCAGCAGTGAGTGGCCCCCCCTCTCGAAGAAGTGGTCCTCGCGCCCCATCCGCTCCAGCCCCAGCAGCGGTGCGAGCACGTCCGCCACCACCTGCTCCATCGCGGTGCGCGGCGCCGAGGACGTCTCTCCCGACACCTCCGCCCTCGGCGAAGGGAGCACCTTCCTGTCCAGCTTCCCGTTCGGCGTGAGCGGGAGCACGGGCAGCGACACGAAGGCCGACGGCACCATGTACTCCGGCAGCCGGGCTCGAGCGTGGGCTCGCAAGTCCTGGACCGAGCCCCCCTCGCGCTCCGACGGCACGACGTACGCGACGAGCCAGCGGCCTCCTGGCCCATCGTCTCGCGCGAGCACCGCGACCTCCCGGACACCGGGATGCGCCCGGAGCGCGGTCTCGACTTCACCCAGCTCGATGCGAAAGCCTCGGAGCTTCACCTGCCCATCCAGTCGGCCCGCGAACTCGAGCGACCCATCCCCCCGGTAACGAACCCGGTCTCCCGTCCGATACAGCCGGGCCCCCGGCTCCGCGCTGAAGGGATGCGGGACGAAGCGCTCCGCCGTCAGCTCCGGCCCGCGCTGATAGCCCCAGGCCAGCCCATCGCCGCCGGTGTACAGCTCGCCCCAGACGCCCACGGGGACACACGCGAGGGACGCATCCAACACGTAGACCTGCGTGTTCGCGATGGGCCTTCCAATGGACAGCGAGGGGGCGTCCACCTGCCCGAGCTCCTCGAGCACCTGCGTCGTGGTGAACGTGGTGTTCTCCGTGGGGCCATAGCCGTTGACCACCTTCCCGCCACGCTCCAGCCGCGCGCGCACCGCCGCCGGGGACACCACATCGCCCCCGGTGAGGACCTGCCGCACGGCCGCCAGTGCCTCCGGGCGAGTCGACATGACCTGCTCGAAGAGGGCCGCCGTCAGCCACAACGTCGTGATGCCATGCTTCACGAGCGCCGCCTCCAGCTCCTCCACCGTGGGCGCCTGCTCGGAAGACACCACCAGCTTCCCGCCGTTGAGCAGCGGTCCCCACAGCTCCAGCGTCGCCGCGTCGAACGAGATGGGCGCGAGCTGGAGGAAGACCTCTCCGGGCCCCAGCGCCACGAAGCGACTGCCCTTCACCAGACGCACCACGCCGCGATGCGGGATGCAGACGCCCTTCGGTCGGCCGGTCGACCCGGACGTGTACATCACGTAGGCCAGCGCCAACGCGGGGACCCCCACCGCGGGGCTCTCCTCGCTCTCGCCCGAGCAGGCCCTCCCCGAGGGCTCCAGCTCGACCACGTCCACGCCGAAGGGAGGCAGCACCGAGCGCAACGAGGACTGGACGAGCAGCACCTTCAGCCCCGCGTCCTCACACATGAACGACAGTCGCTCCACCGGATAGGACGGGTCGAGCGGCACATAGGCGCCTCCCGCCTTGAGGATGCCGAGCGTCGCCACCACCATCTCCAGCGAGCGCCGGGTGAAGAGTCCCACGCGGCTTCCAGGCTCCACCCCCTGGCGACGCAGGTGATGCGCCAGCTGATTCGCTCGCCGGTTCAGCTCGGCGAAGGTGAGGCGTGCCCCCTCGAACTCCACCGCAATGGCGTCCGGCGTGAGCACCGCCTGCGCCTCGAACAGCTCATGGATGCTCGCGTCGCGTGGATACGCCGCCCGCGTGTCGTTCCACGCCCCCAGGAGGCGCGCGCGCTCCGGCTCGCTCACGAGTGGAAGCTCGGACACCCGCAGCTCGGGCCTCGCCACCACGGCCTCGAGCACGCGCACGTACGCCTCCGCCCACCGCGACACCGTCTCCTCGTCGAAGAGGTCCGTGTTGAACTCCCAATAGGTCACGAGCCCACGCGCGCTCTCGCGTGCGAACAACGTGACGTCGAACTTGGACACCCCTGGCTCCAAAGGGACGTCCGCGACCTCCACCCCCGGCAACACCAGCGCGGCGGAGGGCGCTCCCTCGAGCACGAAGGCCACCTGGAACAGCGGCGAGCGGCTGGAGTCCCGCTCGAGGTGAAGTGCTTCCACCACCTGCTCGAAAGGGACGTCCTGGCGCGAGAAGGCGCCCAGGCACATCGCCTTCACCCGGCCGCACAGCTCCTGGAACGAGACGTCGTCCACCCGCGTGCGCAACGCGAGCATGTTGGCGAAGAAGCCAATCAGCCCCTCCAGGTGGCGATGGCCACGGCCCCCGAACGGCGAGCCGACGACGATGTCCCGCTGGCCGCTGTAGCGCGCCAGCAGCGCCTGGAAGCCCGCCAGCAGCGTCATGAACAGCGTGACGCCCTCCTTCCGACTCAGCGCTCGCAGCCGCCCTTCCAGCCCCTCCGGCAGCGGCCTCCACTTCAAGGCCCCTCGGAAGGTCTGCACCGCGGGCCTCGCGCGGTCCGCGGGCAGTTCCAACACCCCGGGCGCCTCCGCCAGCGCCTGCGTCCACCACTTCAGCTGCGTCTCCAGCACCTCCCCCTGCAACCACTCCCCCTGCCACCGCGCGTAGTCCGCGTACTGCACCTCCAACCTCCGCGCCCCCTTCACCTTCGCCCCGTACTCCTCCGAGACCTCCTTCTCCAACAACCCCACCGCCCCCCCGTCGAACACGATGTGATGCACCACCCACACGAGGACGTGGTCGTCCGTTCCCACCTTCAGCAGCCGCACCCGCAACAGCGGCCCTCGCTCCAGGTCGAACGCGCGTCTCGCCTCCTCCTCCACCCGCCGCGTCACGTCCCCTTCCCCCACCTCCTCCACACGCCACTCCAGCGCCGCCTCTTCGTGGATGCGCTGGACAGGCCGGCCCTCCTCCTCACCGAACGTCGTGCGCAGGACCTCGTGCCGCGTCACCACCGCGAGGAACGCTTCCTTCAACACGCTCACGTCCAGCGGCCCCTTCAGCCTCGCGGCGAAGGGCGCGTTGTAGGAGGTCCCTCCCGCATCGAGCTGTGACAGGAACCACAGTCGCTGCTGCGCGAAGGACTGCGGCACCACTCCGGAATGCGGCTGGTGCACCAACGGCGGCCGACGTCCCGCGCGCTCCACCTTGTTCGGGAGCGAGGGCTCGCGCTGCGTCATGACGGACCTCGAGTCGTCGCGAAGCCCTGGGTCCTCGACGGACGCGGGGCCTCCACGTGAGAGGCGGGAACGAAGAAGGGACGGTGCGACTCAGGCCACGCGAGTCCTGGGCCGGAGGCTTCCTTCCGCCCTCCACCCGCGCCTGCGCTCCATCAGCGAGCGCGGAGGCCTTCGCCAGACACCGTGGCCAGCACTCCAGCCACCCCCGCTGAGAGATGCCCGGTGCCACGACCCCACACCGTTCGTGGCGATGATGGTGGGAACCCCGTATGGCCTTGGATTGAGAGGGTTGTCGCCCACGACCTTGTTGGGGATGGACTCTCTCTGTCGCAAGTCCGCCTGGGTGACGAGAAGTGTCTTCACGGACGCTCCCTCACGATGGGTTGCGCGCACTCTGCATCATGCCGACGGGCGTGTGAAGGCAATCACAACCAACACGCCCAGCCGGTTACCAACCCAGAAGAATAATCACCCCCGATTGCCTTCAACCACACCTGCCGACACTCCTGGCTTTGCCAGACACGGAAACAAGTCGTATCCAGGGGCGCCCTTCCGGGGTCGAACCGCGGGCCTGGGCTGTGGGCGAGGCGGAAAAAACACGGCGGCCGGGTGAGACACCCGACCGCCGGACGAAGACCTCAGGAGCTCAGGACTTCAGGACTGGACGCGCAGCACGGAGCGGCCGCCGTAGCGGGCCTGCTTGCCCAGCTCCTGCTCGATGCGGATGAGCTGGTTGTACTTCGCGGTGCGGTCCGCGCGGGACAGCGAGCCGGTCTTGATCTGACCGCAGTTGGTGGCGACCGCGAGGTCCGCGATGGTCGCATCCTCGGTCTCACCGGAGCGGTGGGACATCACGGCGGTGTAGCCGGCCTTGTGCGCCATCTCCACGGCCGCCATCACCTCCGACAGCGTGCCAATCTGGTTGACCTTCACCAGGATGGAGTTGGCGATGCCGTTCTTGATGCCATCGGCCAGGCGCTTCACGTTGGTGACGAACAGGTCGTCGCCGACAATCTGCACCTTCTTGCCGATGCGGTCCGTGAGCAGCTTCCAGCCGGCCATGTCGTCCTCGGCCAGGCCGTCCTCGATGGAGACGATGGGGTACTTCGCCGCGAGGCCCTCGAGGTACTTCACGTGCTCGTCGACGGAGCGCTTCTTGCCCTCGCCCTCGTAGTCGTAGACGCCGTCCTTGTAGAACTCGCTGGCGGCGCAGTCGA
Encoded here:
- a CDS encoding non-ribosomal peptide synthetase, coding for MTQREPSLPNKVERAGRRPPLVHQPHSGVVPQSFAQQRLWFLSQLDAGGTSYNAPFAARLKGPLDVSVLKEAFLAVVTRHEVLRTTFGEEEGRPVQRIHEEAALEWRVEEVGEGDVTRRVEEEARRAFDLERGPLLRVRLLKVGTDDHVLVWVVHHIVFDGGAVGLLEKEVSEEYGAKVKGARRLEVQYADYARWQGEWLQGEVLETQLKWWTQALAEAPGVLELPADRARPAVQTFRGALKWRPLPEGLEGRLRALSRKEGVTLFMTLLAGFQALLARYSGQRDIVVGSPFGGRGHRHLEGLIGFFANMLALRTRVDDVSFQELCGRVKAMCLGAFSRQDVPFEQVVEALHLERDSSRSPLFQVAFVLEGAPSAALVLPGVEVADVPLEPGVSKFDVTLFARESARGLVTYWEFNTDLFDEETVSRWAEAYVRVLEAVVARPELRVSELPLVSEPERARLLGAWNDTRAAYPRDASIHELFEAQAVLTPDAIAVEFEGARLTFAELNRRANQLAHHLRRQGVEPGSRVGLFTRRSLEMVVATLGILKAGGAYVPLDPSYPVERLSFMCEDAGLKVLLVQSSLRSVLPPFGVDVVELEPSGRACSGESEESPAVGVPALALAYVMYTSGSTGRPKGVCIPHRGVVRLVKGSRFVALGPGEVFLQLAPISFDAATLELWGPLLNGGKLVVSSEQAPTVEELEAALVKHGITTLWLTAALFEQVMSTRPEALAAVRQVLTGGDVVSPAAVRARLERGGKVVNGYGPTENTTFTTTQVLEELGQVDAPSLSIGRPIANTQVYVLDASLACVPVGVWGELYTGGDGLAWGYQRGPELTAERFVPHPFSAEPGARLYRTGDRVRYRGDGSLEFAGRLDGQVKLRGFRIELGEVETALRAHPGVREVAVLARDDGPGGRWLVAYVVPSEREGGSVQDLRAHARARLPEYMVPSAFVSLPVLPLTPNGKLDRKVLPSPRAEVSGETSSAPRTAMEQVVADVLAPLLGLERMGREDHFFERGGHSLLATRAMSRLRQALGRDLPVRLLFESPTVARLAERLGREPGPHSTWVALRSGGTKRPFFCIHPVGGTVLAYAELAHGQEHDQPFFGLQAPGVDGEARPLDTVEALAVHHLQTIRTVQPQGPYLLGGWSMGGVLAFEVARRLREQGDDVALLFLIDAYARPETVDAEELRPERLGARFFKDLLRAAGADLPCSEDTLARMSAAEALHALETAGRAAAALPEASLSALRNVFESNLEAAWRHVPRPCAGEVLSLESSESPRPHEWELLAGGGVETHALPGDHYALLRPPVVQQVATILREALARIHTRGRPRRESA
- a CDS encoding SAM-dependent methyltransferase, which produces MFNVMQVARQLKSAVLADPERFYSNETGAWVTGLPKPQDIQVVTGREPFWINLGYWRDVERVDETNCERVGELFMDAQAQMAHLLARTARLSEHDSVLDCGFGYADQDILWAEEYRPARIIGINVTPNQVRIGQERVKLTGLDTVVRLELGSATRIPYGSGEFDVAFALESAMHFRTRGDFLREAFRVLRPGGRLVMADMCQKTDRESGSGLRRRLRHRYWRGRMAFPEANVWTTQRYLTELREVGFQKVRLESIASDVYPAVNTALAALRGMTAAERKPGDITVAKVREDVRRARQMEFEQLQWLTLFNCDEYAIVHAEKP
- a CDS encoding 3-hydroxyacyl-CoA dehydrogenase NAD-binding domain-containing protein gives rise to the protein MSEQNTIRWEQDADGIVLLTMDDPNQSANTMNAAYIASMRATVNRLAQEKATITGVILTSAKKTFFAGGDLKDLLRIRKEDAKQAFEFGQEIKAQLRVLETLGKPVVAAINGAALGGGLEIALACHRRIVADVKGAQIGLPEVTLGLLPGGGGVVRTVRMLGIVDAMMKVLLQGQRYRPKEAQEVGLVHEVVDSVEALLPAAKAWVKANPSAQQPWDAKGYKIPGGTPSSPGLATNLPAFPANLRKQIKGTNLPAPRAIMAVAVESTQVDVDTAFTIESRYFTELVTGQVAKNMIQAFFFDMQHINSGGGRPKGHPQHTAKKVGVLGAGMMGAGIAYVCAKAGIDVVLKDVSQAAADKGKQYSVKLVEKGVQKGKTTKEKGDALLARITPTSDPAALQGCDLVIEAVFESVELKHKVFQEVQGVVAPDAVLASNTSTLPITQLAEGVKRSEDFVGMHFFSPVDKMPLLELIAGKKTSDATLAKAIDIAVQIGKTPIVVNDSRGFFTSRVIGTFLNEAIAMVGEGLAPASIEQAGLQAGYPAAPLSLMDELTLTLPRKIRQETKAAVEASGQTWVEHGSATVIDALIDQHGRKGRSTGGGFYDYADDKRTGLWPGLAQHFTRAGHTIPFEDMKDRMLFAEAIDTVRCFDEGVLRSAADANIGSILGIGFPPWTGGVVQFINGYEGPTGTSLKGFILRARELAERYGKHFLPPASLVEKAERGELLK
- the lysW gene encoding lysine biosynthesis protein LysW, with translation MHALTKQSDSAEQARCPTCAQPIDGEGRVQGEVLTCSGCDGELEVVGLNPLRLEEAPEVEEDWGE
- a CDS encoding family 3 encapsulin nanocompartment shell protein translates to MSANETAEAPAPSPGRVFAQAVALQGKNASVEFSHTITEAFPGFKRRPRIAVRGLFKVVKADGAKVKYWHEKPPDGPLAASVEDVGLRPEAAFEFHTDLAVLKPTTAWIQVPPALLDDPETLATFIDFRLLVRLCTAENQALARGRGGDRVRGILETPGVARLPARSDPVSSLLAACDRVEQMGGSADGILVNPADYYRYFVGKGGLLADLTSMGVRIARARMVDPGQVIVGDFTAAATIFDSGRSSIRFAEAPAGIFPRPGLAVCGEIHEALVVHLPTHFYVASLV